In the genome of Cryptomeria japonica chromosome 8, Sugi_1.0, whole genome shotgun sequence, one region contains:
- the LOC131064701 gene encoding probable inorganic phosphate transporter 1-8 produces the protein MAKKQLDVLTALDVAKTQWYHFTAIIIAGMGFFTDAYDLFCITTVTKLLGRIYYPDHNYKMPGTLPPNIVSAITGVAFCGTFAGQLFFGYMGDKLGRKKVYGVTLLLMIVCSIASGLSFGKSSKGVITTLCFFRFWLGFGIGGDYPLSATIMSEYANKKTRGSFLAAVFAMQGFGIFAGGLVSLIVSSAFQKFGDDRANYKPSQQADYVWRIVVMVGAIPAALTFYWRIKMPETARYTALVAKNANKAAADMSRVLNVQLEESSMKTESNEPEYGLFSAEFFRRHGLHLLGTTTTWFLLDIAFYSQNLFQKDMFTAVHWLPKPEKMGAVEEVMKIARAQLLIAIVSIIPGYWCTVFLIDHIGRFTIQLIGFFFMSFFMFLLAGPYHHWKKHGTGFIVIYALTFFFANFGPNSTTFIVPAELFPARFRSTCHGISAAMGKAGAIVGSFGAGYLADTKYGKGQLKVALYLLACTNALGFAFTFLVPETNGKSLEELSGETDEVEEKDKELKAMPTISV, from the coding sequence ATGGCGAAGAAGCAGCTGGACGTGCTGACAGCTCTGGACGTGGCAAAAACACAATGGTACCATTTCACAGCCATCATAATTGCCGGAATGGGCTTCTTCACTGATGCCTACGACCTCTTCTGTATCACCACTGTCACTAAACTACTGGGACGAATCTATTACCCAGATCACAACTACAAGATGCCCGGCACCTTGCCCCCCAATATAGTGTCTGCAATCACGGGGGTGGCCTTCTGCGGAACTTTCGCTGGGCAGCTTTTCTTCGGGTACATGGGTGACAAGCTAGGACGGAAGAAGGTGTACGGCGTGACGCTGCTGCTCATGATAGTTTGCTCCATCGCCTCTGGTCTCTCCTTCGGCAAATCCAGTAAAGGCGTGATTACCACGCTCTGTTTCTTCAGATTCTGGCTGGGCTTTGGCATTGGCGGAGATTATCCCTTATCTGCCACCATAATGTCTGAGTACGCCAACAAGAAGACCAGAGGATCCTTCCTCGCAGCAGTCTTTGCCATGCAAGGCTTCGGCATCTTCGCTGGCGGTCTAGTATCCCTCATCGTCTCCTCTGCATTTCAAAAGTTCGGCGATGACAGGGCGAACTATAAACCATCTCAGCAAGCAGACTATGTATGGAGAATTGTCGTCATGGTCGGTGCCATTCCGGCGGCGCTTACGTTCTACTGGCGAATAAAGATGCCGGAAACGGCTCGCTATACGGCCCTGGTCGCCAAGAACGCAAACAAAGCGGCGGCGGACATGTCTCGAGTTCTGAATGTCCAACTCGAGGAAAGTTCGATGAAAACGGAATCTAACGAGCCGGAATATGGATTGTTTTCGGCTGAGTTCTTCAGACGCCACGGCCTACACCTGCTGGGCACCACCACCACCTGGTTCCTGCTGGACATCGCGTTCTACAGCCAAAACCTGTTTCAAAAGGACATGTTCACGGCCGTCCACTGGCTCCCTAAGCCCGAGAAGATGGGAGCCGTAGAGGAAGTGATGAAGATCGCAAGGGCACAGTTGCTAATTGCGATTGTATCGATAATTCCGGGCTACTGGTGCACAGTATTCCTGATCGACCACATAGGGCGCTTTACCATTCAGCTCATAGGCTTCTTCTTCATGTCCTTCTTCATGTTCTTGCTCGCTGGCCCCTACCACCATTGGAAAAAGCACGGGACTGGCTTCATTGTCATCTATGCGCTCACCTTTTTCTTTGCAAACTTTGGGCCCAACAGCACCACATTCATTGTCCCGGCTGAGCTTTTCCCGGCCAGATTTCGTTCAACCTGTCATGGCATCTCGGCTGCAATGGGAAAGGCAGGGGCCATCGTTGGCTCTTTTGGGGCTGGTTATCTTGCTGATACTAAATATGGTAAGGGGCAACTCAAGGTTGCTTTGTATCTGCTCGCTTGTACGAATGCTCTAGGTTTCGCTTTCACGTTTCTGGTGCCTGAAACGAATGGCAAATCCCTCGAAGAACTCTCTGGAGAAACCGATGAAGTTGAAGAGAAGGACAAGGAGCTTAAGGCCATGCCCACCATCAGCGTGTAG